One Tamandua tetradactyla isolate mTamTet1 chromosome 20, mTamTet1.pri, whole genome shotgun sequence DNA segment encodes these proteins:
- the LOC143664420 gene encoding olfactory receptor 2G2-like, which produces MGMRRRTNESSLTGFILLGFSDHPRLQKALFLTILILYLLTIMGNTTIILVSHLDPKLHMPMYFFLSHLSFLDLCFTSSVIPQLLVNLWDPRETITYGGCIVQLYVSHALGATECVLLAVMSYDRYVAVCRPLHYTVLMHPRLCKILASLAWLSGVATTLVQSTLTLQLPFCGHRQVDHFICEVPVLIKLSCKDTTFNEAELFVASILFLVVPVSFILVSYGYIAQAVLQIKSTSGRQKAFGTCSSHLMVVIVFYGTIIFMYLQPAKSKYKDQGKFVSLFYTVVTPMLNPLIYTLRNKEFKGALKKVLGNILGINFT; this is translated from the coding sequence ATGGGGATGAGGAGGAGAACCAATGAGAGCAGCCTCACAGGTTTCATTCTGTTGGGGTTTTCCGATCATCCTCGGTTACAGAAAGCTCTATTTTTAACCATCTTGATCTTGTATTTGCTAACCATTATGGGTAACACCACCATCATACTGGTATCTCATCTGGATCCCAAACTTCACATGccaatgtattttttcctttctcatctctccTTCCTTGACCTATGCTTCACCAGCAGTGTGATTCCCCAGCTCCTGGTAAACCTGTGGGACCCCAGGGAAACCATTACTTATGGAGGCTGCATTGTTCAGCTCTACGTCTCCCATGCTCTGGGTGCCACAGAGTGTGTTTTGCTTGCAGTGATGTCCTATGATCGCTATGTTGCTGTCTGCCGTCCCCTCCATTACACTGTCTTAATGCATCCCCGCCTCTGCAAGATCCTGGCCTCTCTGGCGTGGCTCAGTGGTGTGGCCACCACCCTGGTACAGTCCACTCTCACCCTTCAGCTGCCCTTCTGTGGTCATCGCCAAGTGGATCATTTCATCTGTGAAGTTCCCGTACTCATCAAGTTGTCTTGCAAAGACACCACTTTCAACGAGGCTGAGCTTTTTGTAGCTAGTATCCTCTTCCTCGTAGTGCCTGTCTCATTCATCCTGGTCTCCTATGGCTACATTGCCCAGGCTGTTTTACAGATCAAGTCAACTAGTGGGAGACAAAAAGCATTTGGGACCTGCTCATCCCACCTGATGGTGGTCATTGTCTTCTATGGAACCATCATCTTCATGTATCTGCAGCCGGCCAAGAGCAAATACAAGGACCAAGGAAAGTTCGTTTCCCTCTTCTACACTGTAGTGACCCCTATGCTAAATCCTCTTATTTACACTCTGAGGAACAAAGAGTTTAAAGGTGCTCTTAAGAAAGTTCTAGGGAATATTCTGGGTATAAATTTTACGTGA